TGTGATTCGGGAGGGTAACTGTGATGTTATAGTCATTGCGAGCATTGGTTGTCCCTGCAGATTCCATCTGCAGCTGCTTGAAATGCGGCAGTTTACCTGCATCCACCATCGTCTGCAAGTAGGTAGATCCCAAGCCATCAACACTAATGGCAATAACGTAATCCGCCCCTTGAGCAGCAAGGCAAAGTCCCATCCAGCATACCGGAATCACTTTAATCATTTTCATGAGGTATAGTTATGCCCTTTAAAGAGCCAGCATTCGCTCCAGGCAAAGGCGGGCATCAGGAATCAACTGGGCCGGAACCCTAACTGCATTGCGCTCTGGCCATTCTTTTAGGACGCGCAACAGGTTCTGCTCATTGGTCTTCGCCATATTCGGGCAAAATGAGCCACGCAACATTCTGATCGTCAGGCGCCCTTTATATTCCTCAGCCAATCGCTTGACCAATTGCGACTCGGTGCCTATCACAATTGTGGATCCAGCCGGAGCCGACTGGACGTACTTGATGATCTGCGCCGTCGAACCATGGGCATCCACCATCCGGATAATCTCTTTCGGCGCCTCGGGGTGAACAATAATCTTCGCGTCCGGGAGATTGGCACGCATCATCTGCACATCGGCCACCGTAAAGTTCACATGAATGGGACAAAATCCACCCCAAACCAGAACCTTGACGTTACGTAACGCCTCGGAAGTGAGCCCGCCGTTCGGTTGTTGATAATCATAGATAGCCGTCTCCTCATCAGGGATCCCCAGATCATGGGCGCTATTCAGTCCGAGATGAATATCCGGCAGAAAGAATATTTTCTTTCCCTGATTCAAAGCCCACTGAAAGACTTTTGCGGCGTTACTGGAAGTACAGGCACTCCCCCCGGCCTGGCCGCAAAACGCCTTAATTCGGGCCGTACTATTCACATACACAATGGGCAGCCAGGCATCCCCCTGCTGCTGCAGAAACGCCCAGGCCTTCGCCACTTGTCCCTCATCCGCCATGGCGGCCATGGGACAACCAGCGGCAGGCTCAGGCATATAGACACGCTGGGCCGTGGTCGTCAGAATATCGGCCGACTCAGCCATAAAATGGACGCCGCAAAAAACAATCCGCTCGGCCTGACTGGCAGCCGCCTTGCGTGCCAATTCCAGTGAATCCCCAATCACATCCGCATGGGCGAGCACAGCAGGACTCTGATAATGGTGCCCCAAAATCATCAGGCGGGCACCCCACTCCCTCCGAATACCTTCTATTTCATTTTGGCTGGTCGTCATGTTTTTTCTCCTCGAATGCTGAAATATTAACAAGAAAATGCCAGGGAGTTAACGGTTATTCGTAATTGGTTATTTGAATATGTTCCCATTGCAAATAACAATTAACCAATAACCTCATTTAGGAGGTTGCAAAATAAATCAGGAACGCATATATTCCCCGTCCCGATTGATCCAAGACGCACCTGTAGCTCAATTGGACAGAGCATCTGACTACGAATCAGAAGGTTGCAGGTTCGAT
This sequence is a window from bacterium. Protein-coding genes within it:
- the nadA gene encoding quinolinate synthase NadA — its product is MLIFQHSRRKNMTTSQNEIEGIRREWGARLMILGHHYQSPAVLAHADVIGDSLELARKAAASQAERIVFCGVHFMAESADILTTTAQRVYMPEPAAGCPMAAMADEGQVAKAWAFLQQQGDAWLPIVYVNSTARIKAFCGQAGGSACTSSNAAKVFQWALNQGKKIFFLPDIHLGLNSAHDLGIPDEETAIYDYQQPNGGLTSEALRNVKVLVWGGFCPIHVNFTVADVQMMRANLPDAKIIVHPEAPKEIIRMVDAHGSTAQIIKYVQSAPAGSTIVIGTESQLVKRLAEEYKGRLTIRMLRGSFCPNMAKTNEQNLLRVLKEWPERNAVRVPAQLIPDARLCLERMLAL